A genomic stretch from Arachis stenosperma cultivar V10309 chromosome 3, arast.V10309.gnm1.PFL2, whole genome shotgun sequence includes:
- the LOC130966826 gene encoding 40S ribosomal protein S11-like — protein sequence MAEQTEKAFLKQPKVFLCSKKSGKGKRPGKGGNRFWKSIGLGFKTPREAIQGTYIDKKCPFTGTVSIRGRILAGTCHSAKMTRTIIVRRNYLHFIKKYQRYEKRHSNIAAHISPCFRVKEGDHVIIGQCRPLSKTVRFNVLKVIPAGSSSGVAKKAFTGM from the exons ATGGCGGAACAGACGGAGAAGGCTTTCTTGAAGCAACCCAAGGTTTTCCTCTGCTCGAAGAAATCAGGGAAAGGGAAGAGGCCTGGAAAAGGAGGCAACAGGTTCTGGAAAAGCATTGGTTTAGGTTTTAAGACTCCCAGAGAGGCTATTCAAG GGACTTACATTGACAAGAAATGCCCATTCACTGGCACTGTGTCCATCCGAGGTCGCATTCTTGCAGGTACTTGCCACAGTGCCAAGATGACCAGGACTATCATCGTTCGTCGCAACTATCTTCATTTCATTAAGAAATACCAAAG GTACGAGAAGAGGCACTCAAATATCGCAGCACATATATCTCCATGCTTCCGTGTGAAGGAAGGAGATCATGTTATCATAGGACAATGCAG GCCATTGTCAAAGACAGTGAGGTTTAACGTGTTGAAAGTGATTCCTGCTGGATCGTCCTCTGGAGTTGCTAAGAAAGCCTTCACAGGAATGTGA